A genome region from Flammeovirga agarivorans includes the following:
- a CDS encoding M1 family metallopeptidase → MRKLLLLIFLSISIMGCKKELNLPQTNGVSLTLAQHRFENLSNIRYELHFVLPELKEEEIQATAYIEVDIKDADHPLLLDFATENNEITNLVVNNQQSDYRYKLEHIVIPSEKLTEGKNKISFHFTAGDQSLNRKENYMYTLLVPDRARTLFPCFDQPDLKATYLLSLDMPESWKAISAEYGKSTPSEDGRTLIVFGESQPMSTYLFSFVAGEFEEVVYNDGKQKFHMLHMESDEKINNNKKAIFDLHVNSIKWLEEYTGIPYPYHKLDFALIPPFQYGGMEHVGAIQYRASSLILDENAGPSEHLRRAQLIAHEVAHTWFGNLVTMKWFNDVWLKEVFANFIAAKAVEPNYPEINHDLQFYLSHQNRAYVVDRTAGSHPIQQQLDNLNLAGTLYGAIIYSKAPVVMAQLEKVVGPENMQKALQSYLSKYAFSNATFDQLIAEISTASGLELKEWADSWVKKEGMPLLQFSSQEDLLSIQYSVPNASQIIEVNKEDILLDQQKIQLNSKINGFPLDQSAKGYGYFELDEVLQEQVINSINTLSDTEAVVAYGTLFENFLHQKVDIEVYVQFLIEQIKVEDNLLLKNMLSSQLNEVYWYYLNDKERIVITNNEFDTFKKLMESVSKKEIKAFYFNILKLFAHTEKHQSFFSSYLTKKNTSPKLNDRNRIALLQKLRLEQLVTDEELVVCQSLIEASYYQDFLKYILPSSSQQQDQLDQFIEDMKKVENRGNEPWVEQALGYINHPLQAKLSLKHIPTILELLPEVQKTGDIFFPYNYLRSSIGKRTEKEVVKITNDYIQQHPEIDSKLKAKILQNLDPVIRRSK, encoded by the coding sequence ATGAGAAAGTTATTACTCCTAATTTTTTTATCAATTAGCATTATGGGATGTAAAAAAGAATTGAATCTCCCTCAGACGAATGGTGTTAGCCTTACGTTAGCACAGCATCGTTTTGAAAATTTATCCAATATTAGATATGAATTACATTTTGTCCTTCCTGAATTAAAGGAAGAAGAAATTCAAGCTACAGCATATATAGAAGTTGATATTAAAGATGCTGACCATCCTTTACTATTAGATTTTGCTACTGAAAATAACGAGATCACTAACCTTGTTGTCAATAATCAACAGAGTGACTACCGCTACAAACTAGAGCATATTGTCATCCCATCTGAGAAATTAACTGAAGGAAAAAATAAGATTTCATTTCATTTTACGGCAGGCGATCAGTCTCTTAATAGAAAGGAGAACTATATGTATACCTTACTTGTTCCTGACCGAGCAAGAACCTTATTCCCCTGTTTTGATCAACCAGATTTAAAAGCTACCTACTTATTGAGCCTAGATATGCCCGAAAGTTGGAAAGCTATAAGTGCTGAATATGGAAAATCTACACCAAGTGAAGATGGAAGAACTTTAATCGTTTTTGGAGAATCACAACCTATGAGTACCTATCTTTTTTCATTTGTAGCAGGTGAATTTGAAGAGGTCGTTTATAATGATGGAAAACAAAAATTCCATATGCTACATATGGAGAGCGATGAAAAGATCAATAATAATAAAAAAGCCATATTTGACCTTCATGTCAATTCGATCAAATGGCTAGAAGAATATACAGGTATACCCTATCCATATCATAAATTAGACTTTGCATTAATTCCTCCATTTCAATATGGTGGAATGGAACATGTAGGTGCGATACAATATAGAGCCTCATCTTTAATTCTTGATGAAAATGCTGGACCTTCTGAACATTTAAGAAGAGCACAGTTAATTGCACATGAAGTCGCCCATACATGGTTTGGAAATTTGGTCACCATGAAATGGTTTAATGATGTTTGGCTCAAGGAAGTTTTTGCAAATTTCATCGCTGCAAAAGCTGTAGAACCTAACTATCCAGAAATAAACCACGACCTTCAATTCTATCTCTCCCACCAAAATAGAGCTTATGTGGTTGACAGGACTGCGGGGAGCCATCCGATCCAACAGCAATTAGATAACCTCAACTTAGCAGGAACGTTATATGGAGCAATTATTTATTCCAAAGCTCCTGTAGTTATGGCACAATTGGAAAAGGTAGTGGGGCCAGAAAATATGCAAAAGGCACTGCAATCCTATTTATCAAAATACGCCTTTAGTAATGCTACATTTGATCAATTAATTGCTGAGATCTCTACTGCCAGTGGATTAGAATTAAAAGAATGGGCTGATAGCTGGGTAAAAAAGGAAGGGATGCCTTTACTTCAATTTTCTTCACAAGAAGATTTACTTTCCATTCAATACTCTGTTCCGAATGCATCACAAATCATAGAGGTGAACAAGGAAGATATATTATTAGATCAACAGAAGATTCAGCTGAATTCTAAAATCAATGGTTTCCCTTTAGATCAATCTGCAAAAGGATACGGATATTTTGAACTAGATGAAGTATTGCAAGAACAGGTTATTAATTCTATCAATACATTGTCCGATACTGAAGCTGTCGTAGCATATGGTACATTATTCGAGAATTTTCTTCATCAAAAAGTAGATATCGAAGTGTATGTACAATTTCTTATTGAGCAAATAAAAGTAGAAGATAATTTATTATTAAAAAATATGCTATCCAGCCAATTGAATGAGGTCTATTGGTATTATCTAAATGATAAAGAGCGTATCGTTATCACTAATAATGAATTTGACACTTTTAAAAAATTAATGGAGTCCGTCTCAAAGAAAGAAATCAAGGCATTCTATTTTAATATTCTAAAATTATTTGCTCATACTGAAAAGCATCAGTCTTTCTTTTCAAGCTACCTAACAAAAAAGAACACTTCCCCAAAACTAAATGATAGAAATAGAATTGCTTTATTACAAAAATTGAGACTCGAACAGTTAGTGACTGATGAGGAATTAGTCGTTTGCCAAAGTTTAATTGAAGCATCGTATTATCAAGATTTTCTAAAATATATTTTACCAAGTAGTAGTCAACAACAAGATCAATTGGATCAATTTATTGAGGATATGAAAAAGGTGGAGAATAGAGGAAACGAACCCTGGGTGGAACAAGCGTTAGGATATATCAATCATCCATTACAGGCTAAATTATCATTAAAACATATACCCACAATTTTAGAACTCTTACCTGAGGTACAAAAGACGGGTGATATATTCTTTCCATACAATTACCTCAGATCTTCGATAGGTAAAAGAACGGAAAAGGAAGTAGTAAAGATCACGAATGATTACATTCAACAACATCCGGAAATTGACAGTAAATTGAAAGCAAAAATTCTTCAGAACTTAGATCCAGTAATCAGAAGGTCAAAATAA
- a CDS encoding DUF6150 family protein, with protein MRRVLLYLISLFTFLTLTANCDIEASIEPKPKVFIVDQSWKADYKVFVVGQSYQADIIVSSKSYESSADWILVDQLYQADIKMFVTTKSYEADYKIYFR; from the coding sequence ATGAGAAGAGTACTACTTTACCTAATTTCTTTATTTACGTTTCTTACACTGACAGCCAATTGTGATATTGAAGCCAGTATCGAACCTAAACCAAAAGTGTTTATTGTTGACCAGTCTTGGAAGGCAGACTACAAAGTCTTTGTCGTAGGGCAGTCGTATCAGGCCGATATCATTGTATCTTCAAAAAGTTATGAAAGCAGTGCCGATTGGATTCTTGTAGATCAATTGTACCAAGCCGATATTAAAATGTTTGTGACAACGAAAAGCTATGAAGCCGATTATAAAATCTATTTTAGATGA
- the rlmF gene encoding 23S rRNA (adenine(1618)-N(6))-methyltransferase RlmF, with translation MHPNNLHKKGYNFDKLVKAHPALAPFVIMGKSGRKTITFSDPKAVKALNSALLKSYYKVQYWDIPEGYLCPPIPGRADYILKIEDILEQTTSLRPTMVKGLDIGSGSNIIYPLIGKGMLGWRFVGTEVDDVAIDNALDILKKNKISPKEIGIRKQKNMDSIFKGVIREGDRFAFSMCNPPFHKSAEEALQQSTRKVKNLNPNSKEVTLNFGGQSNELWCEGGELAFIKKMIDESKDFKDQVIWFTSLVSKSTNVVPIKKHMKTVRPAEFHVIDMGQGQKKSRFVAWTFQSLSK, from the coding sequence ATGCATCCTAATAATTTACATAAAAAAGGTTACAATTTCGATAAGCTTGTAAAAGCACATCCTGCTTTAGCTCCATTTGTGATAATGGGTAAATCAGGTAGAAAAACGATCACTTTTTCTGATCCTAAAGCTGTGAAAGCTTTGAACTCAGCATTATTGAAATCGTACTATAAAGTTCAATATTGGGATATTCCAGAAGGATATTTGTGTCCACCAATTCCGGGTAGAGCAGATTATATTTTAAAAATTGAGGATATTTTAGAGCAAACCACTTCATTAAGACCTACAATGGTAAAAGGGCTAGACATTGGGTCTGGTTCAAATATCATCTACCCTTTAATTGGAAAAGGAATGCTAGGTTGGAGATTTGTAGGAACAGAAGTTGATGATGTTGCTATTGACAATGCCCTTGATATACTAAAAAAGAATAAGATTTCACCAAAAGAAATAGGTATCCGTAAACAAAAAAATATGGATAGTATTTTTAAAGGTGTGATAAGAGAAGGAGACAGGTTTGCATTTTCAATGTGTAATCCTCCATTCCATAAAAGTGCGGAAGAGGCTTTACAACAATCAACAAGAAAGGTAAAGAACTTAAACCCAAATAGTAAAGAAGTTACCCTAAACTTCGGAGGCCAAAGTAATGAACTTTGGTGTGAAGGAGGCGAACTTGCCTTCATCAAAAAAATGATTGATGAGAGTAAAGATTTTAAAGATCAAGTCATTTGGTTTACATCATTAGTTTCTAAATCAACGAATGTTGTTCCTATTAAAAAGCATATGAAAACAGTACGACCTGCTGAATTTCATGTTATCGATATGGGGCAAGGGCAAAAGAAAAGTAGATTTGTTGCGTGGACATTCCAAAGTTTAAGTAAATAA
- a CDS encoding DNA cytosine methyltransferase: protein MSKKSSSSHPLHGYTFIDLFAGIGGFHLALSSLGAKCLSAVEWEKRCQVTYEANFGILPQGDITQVDEKDIPTHDILCAGFPCQAFSISGRQKGFEDTRGTLFFDVARIIQSKKPKVVFLENVRNLIRHDQGKTLKTILSTLELLGYTAKTKLLNARDFGLPQNRERLYIVAFRKDLEIDFSFPIGTHKKVALKEFLLEDPKDGKVIDRDDIRFYKDISAFDMLKETEYPNKPIQIGTVNKGGQGERIYHENGHAITLSAYGGGVGSRTGLYLVKGKVRKLSPRECARLQGFPDSFKITSKLTQAYQQFGNSVAVNVVKAIGDKISLSLNQRD, encoded by the coding sequence ATGTCTAAGAAATCATCTTCATCTCATCCTCTTCATGGATACACCTTTATTGATCTGTTTGCAGGAATAGGTGGATTCCATTTGGCTTTGTCGAGTTTAGGAGCAAAGTGTTTATCTGCTGTAGAGTGGGAGAAGCGATGCCAAGTAACGTATGAAGCCAATTTTGGTATCTTACCACAAGGAGATATCACACAGGTGGATGAGAAAGATATTCCTACGCATGATATTCTATGTGCGGGTTTTCCTTGTCAGGCTTTTTCTATTTCTGGAAGACAAAAAGGATTTGAGGATACTAGAGGCACTTTGTTTTTTGATGTAGCAAGGATTATTCAATCTAAAAAACCTAAAGTTGTTTTTCTTGAAAATGTGAGGAATCTGATTCGACATGATCAAGGAAAAACACTAAAAACGATTTTATCAACTTTAGAGTTATTGGGTTATACGGCAAAAACAAAACTTCTGAATGCAAGAGATTTTGGATTGCCTCAAAATAGAGAACGATTATATATTGTAGCTTTTAGAAAAGATTTAGAAATAGATTTTTCATTTCCGATAGGAACACATAAAAAGGTGGCTTTGAAAGAGTTTCTTTTAGAAGATCCAAAGGATGGGAAGGTGATAGATCGTGATGATATCCGATTTTATAAAGACATTTCAGCTTTTGATATGCTAAAAGAAACAGAATACCCCAATAAGCCTATACAAATTGGGACTGTAAATAAAGGTGGTCAAGGCGAACGAATATACCATGAAAATGGTCATGCAATTACTCTTTCGGCGTATGGTGGAGGCGTAGGTTCTAGAACCGGTTTATATCTTGTAAAAGGTAAAGTACGTAAACTATCCCCAAGGGAATGTGCTCGATTGCAAGGTTTTCCAGATAGCTTCAAGATCACTTCAAAATTAACACAAGCATATCAACAATTTGGAAATTCAGTAGCTGTAAATGTAGTAAAAGCAATAGGAGATAAGATTAGTTTATCTCTAAATCAAAGAGATTAG
- a CDS encoding GtrA family protein produces MREKFIQLIDLFYFIFKPFMPLKTYRYAVCGGGNLVLDIVLYFLVFHYGVDEHNLDLEFVTVSPHIAALFIVYPITLTTGFLLQKYITFQDSDLRGRVQFFRYFQISVGAIIINYFLMKLFVDVCGFYPTPSKMLTIAVSVVYSYISQNLYSFKVTNKES; encoded by the coding sequence ATGAGAGAAAAATTTATACAACTGATTGACTTATTCTATTTTATCTTCAAGCCTTTTATGCCTTTAAAAACATACCGTTATGCTGTATGTGGAGGTGGTAATTTGGTGTTAGATATCGTTTTATACTTTTTAGTCTTTCATTACGGTGTGGATGAACATAATTTGGATTTAGAATTTGTTACAGTAAGTCCTCATATTGCAGCTCTATTTATTGTTTACCCTATTACGTTAACTACTGGCTTCCTATTACAAAAATACATTACCTTCCAAGATTCTGATCTTAGAGGAAGAGTACAGTTTTTCCGATATTTTCAGATTAGTGTGGGAGCGATTATCATCAATTATTTTCTAATGAAGTTATTTGTTGATGTCTGTGGCTTTTACCCTACACCATCAAAAATGCTTACTATTGCTGTTTCTGTGGTTTATAGTTATATATCACAGAATTTATATTCCTTTAAAGTCACGAATAAGGAATCGTAG
- a CDS encoding Ig-like domain-containing protein produces MRLNFTASLLFTLFTVGVSISSFAQTFTDDFESLEFVHEHSDHLIIDHGNPLNFNNDSSRIVRSSTEDASLIYHFTEITDFNLHFWSVDGDQNAGDLSILSSNDGVNYTSVNVNRSFLSDNSSLRTLESITPTSTLSHSYLKIVISGGDASWKAQLGAIQISYKELPNSINTDELTDFNQTVDHSGFILSTDSEVNFNNDNNRLVRSTVEDAHVTYAVNNLQTLNIKTYTVAGDVGNADVNVYYSEDNINFTALSIYNSLTIDLGYRAEVIYSNSGIIPSKAKYIRVQFSNGNAAWKTHLGSVAFGTSRASRAFYLSNDGNDTNNGSIASPWASLEKISATSVGVGDSILFEKGDTFYGHFIVNGSGSENSPLLVSSYGNGELPIISGVVGNENGGDYQEALLIENNDNIIIDGIEINNERIDNREGVSELDAFGIQIVNSGSKSLSNFIIRNSIIRNVYAPKAILKEEGEDAFNSLEVSGIKFYSTKNSVNGEEKNINNILVEDNYFTDIQRLGVYVKHDGGDTGVGNDSLNANYNSVFRNNEFVELGGTSILPIRTFNCLIEHNIFDRPGSSKDPRMPGRGSSVWNWRCFNTVIQYNKCLSTRGHLDSHGIHIDHENVNTFIQYNYMEDCEGGFVEILGGNLNSIYRFNVSINDGWRENPSWTNSNHTIWVNEVVPAGTHYSDQNFIYNNTVYMDSAYSTSIDIDGKATYIFNNVFYAKKGRIGGKQVKIDTHGETLYVQNNLFYGDVHNNFSNLDNSKVVADPLFYAEGARNALGYQLKKNSPAENSGVLNVGPPIPSAGTGIFAHIPAYPTEDFYGNPVDLFSGSPNIGAINNKNGQLVPSEVAPVESLQLSTDAIALNSGSQETLIATTLPAYASNHSVNWTSNNTGVVTVDDNGTITAISAGVATIIATTEDGSFTKSCTVTVNDDQPVSKPIITDVLAYIYAAKITWQEGNNATYHRIQYKQEGKAWNTIDNIQNVDPDEFWISNLLPGQNYSVRIRAMNTTYMSAWSDIVNFTMNEDSNSRITSSEQLVSEQPYLAPNPVQHRLNIKGLSEDTPIKVLDLKGNILKQSTSHQSLDVSGLQKGIYIVMIEGFSPIKFIKQ; encoded by the coding sequence ATGAGATTAAATTTTACAGCTTCTTTACTATTTACGCTATTTACCGTGGGTGTATCCATTTCTAGTTTTGCACAAACCTTCACTGATGACTTTGAATCACTGGAGTTTGTTCATGAACATTCGGATCACCTAATAATAGATCATGGCAACCCTCTCAATTTTAATAATGATTCAAGTAGAATTGTCAGGAGCTCTACAGAGGATGCTTCATTAATTTACCATTTTACAGAAATCACTGATTTCAATTTACACTTTTGGTCTGTCGATGGCGATCAGAATGCCGGAGATCTTTCAATATTGAGTTCCAATGATGGGGTAAATTATACTTCAGTCAATGTAAACCGCTCATTTTTAAGTGATAACAGCTCATTAAGAACACTTGAAAGCATCACCCCTACCAGTACCCTTTCTCACAGTTATTTAAAAATCGTAATATCGGGAGGAGATGCATCTTGGAAAGCTCAATTGGGGGCCATTCAAATTTCATATAAGGAATTACCAAATAGTATTAACACAGATGAATTGACTGACTTTAACCAAACTGTAGACCATTCCGGCTTTATTCTTTCTACAGATAGCGAAGTCAACTTTAATAATGATAATAATAGATTAGTCAGATCTACAGTAGAAGATGCTCATGTTACCTATGCCGTAAATAATCTTCAAACATTAAATATAAAAACATACACTGTAGCTGGAGATGTAGGTAATGCTGATGTCAATGTTTATTATTCAGAAGATAATATAAACTTTACTGCACTTTCAATATATAATTCACTTACTATTGATCTTGGGTACAGAGCAGAAGTTATCTATTCAAATTCGGGCATAATTCCATCAAAAGCCAAGTACATTAGAGTTCAATTTTCAAATGGAAATGCAGCTTGGAAAACTCATTTAGGAAGTGTTGCTTTTGGTACTTCAAGAGCTAGTAGAGCATTTTATTTAAGTAATGATGGTAATGATACTAATAACGGTAGTATTGCATCACCTTGGGCATCACTAGAAAAAATTAGTGCAACCTCTGTTGGCGTTGGTGATAGTATTCTTTTTGAAAAAGGAGATACTTTTTATGGACACTTTATTGTCAATGGATCAGGAAGTGAAAATTCTCCTTTATTGGTGTCATCATATGGTAATGGAGAGTTACCAATCATCAGTGGTGTGGTGGGAAATGAAAACGGTGGAGATTATCAAGAGGCGTTGTTGATTGAAAATAATGACAATATTATTATTGATGGAATTGAAATTAACAATGAAAGAATTGACAACAGAGAGGGTGTCAGTGAACTGGATGCTTTTGGGATTCAAATTGTTAATTCAGGTTCAAAATCACTTTCTAATTTTATAATACGAAATTCAATAATTAGAAATGTATATGCACCAAAAGCTATTTTAAAAGAAGAAGGAGAAGATGCCTTTAATAGTTTAGAAGTTTCAGGTATTAAATTCTATTCCACTAAGAATTCGGTAAATGGTGAAGAAAAAAACATTAATAACATTTTAGTTGAAGACAATTATTTTACTGATATACAACGTTTAGGGGTCTATGTAAAACACGACGGTGGAGATACAGGAGTTGGTAATGACTCTTTAAATGCAAATTATAATAGTGTTTTTAGAAACAATGAATTTGTTGAATTAGGTGGCACTAGTATCCTTCCTATAAGAACATTTAATTGTTTGATCGAACATAATATTTTTGATCGTCCGGGTTCAAGTAAAGACCCAAGAATGCCTGGTAGAGGAAGTTCGGTTTGGAATTGGAGATGTTTCAATACAGTGATTCAATACAACAAATGTTTAAGTACAAGAGGACATTTGGATTCTCATGGTATTCATATAGATCATGAAAATGTCAATACCTTTATCCAATACAATTATATGGAAGATTGTGAAGGGGGATTTGTTGAAATTTTAGGTGGTAACTTAAATTCTATCTATAGATTTAATGTATCGATCAATGACGGTTGGAGAGAAAATCCTTCATGGACTAATAGTAATCATACAATATGGGTTAATGAAGTAGTTCCTGCCGGAACACATTATAGTGATCAGAATTTTATATATAATAATACAGTATATATGGATAGCGCCTATTCTACTTCTATCGATATTGATGGTAAGGCAACATATATTTTCAACAATGTATTCTATGCTAAAAAGGGACGTATTGGTGGTAAACAGGTAAAAATTGATACACATGGAGAAACGCTGTACGTTCAAAATAACCTATTTTATGGGGATGTTCACAATAATTTTTCTAACCTTGACAATAGCAAAGTAGTTGCTGATCCTTTATTTTATGCCGAAGGTGCAAGAAATGCATTAGGGTATCAATTAAAGAAAAACAGTCCAGCAGAAAATAGTGGTGTTTTAAATGTAGGGCCTCCAATACCAAGTGCAGGAACAGGTATTTTTGCCCATATCCCTGCCTATCCTACAGAAGATTTTTATGGAAATCCTGTTGATCTATTTAGTGGTTCTCCTAATATTGGTGCTATCAATAACAAAAATGGACAATTAGTACCAAGTGAGGTGGCTCCTGTAGAAAGCTTACAATTGTCTACTGACGCTATTGCATTAAATTCAGGTAGCCAAGAAACATTAATAGCAACAACACTACCCGCCTATGCTAGTAATCATTCTGTAAATTGGACTTCTAATAACACTGGTGTGGTTACTGTCGATGATAATGGAACGATTACCGCTATCTCTGCAGGAGTTGCAACAATTATTGCAACAACTGAAGATGGTAGTTTTACCAAATCATGTACGGTTACTGTCAATGATGACCAACCTGTTTCGAAGCCAATAATTACAGATGTACTTGCATATATTTATGCAGCAAAAATTACTTGGCAAGAAGGAAATAATGCGACATACCATAGGATTCAATATAAGCAAGAAGGTAAGGCTTGGAATACTATTGATAATATCCAAAATGTAGACCCTGATGAGTTTTGGATATCAAACTTACTGCCTGGTCAAAACTACTCAGTAAGAATTCGAGCAATGAATACAACCTATATGTCAGCTTGGTCGGATATCGTTAATTTTACTATGAATGAAGACAGTAATAGTCGAATTACCTCTTCAGAACAGTTGGTTTCAGAGCAACCCTACTTGGCTCCAAACCCAGTGCAACACCGTTTAAATATTAAAGGGTTATCTGAAGACACACCGATTAAAGTACTTGATTTAAAAGGTAATATTTTGAAGCAATCAACAAGTCATCAATCTCTGGATGTAAGTGGATTGCAAAAGGGAATTTACATTGTAATGATTGAAGGGTTCAGTCCTATTAAATTCATAAAGCAATAA